Proteins from a single region of Synechococcus sp. WH 8109:
- a CDS encoding ABC transporter permease has protein sequence MGRYWRTMRRFWGTAVAVQLEYQANVLIELLAVAMSLSGSLFLLSLFYGSDQTLGGWSWAQALMVQGLYTVFDGMATTWLRPNLGAIVTHVREGTLDFVLLKPIDSQFWLSLRTLSPAGLPEIALGLGLLGWGSHQAGVVLSLSSLFTVLVMLLAGGLILYSLWFLIAATSIWFVKTWNATEVLRALLASGRYPLNAYPPALRLLFTLVLPVAFLTTVPAQVLLGDAAAPMLIAGLALAVLFFAAARAFWLFALRFYTSASS, from the coding sequence ATGGGGCGCTACTGGCGAACCATGCGTCGCTTCTGGGGCACGGCCGTGGCCGTGCAGCTGGAGTATCAGGCCAACGTGCTGATCGAGTTGCTGGCGGTGGCGATGAGCCTCAGCGGCAGCCTGTTCTTGCTCTCGCTGTTCTATGGCTCTGATCAGACGTTGGGGGGGTGGAGCTGGGCCCAGGCTCTGATGGTGCAGGGGCTTTACACGGTGTTCGATGGCATGGCCACCACCTGGTTGCGCCCGAATCTCGGGGCGATCGTCACCCATGTGCGCGAGGGCACCCTGGATTTCGTGCTGCTCAAACCGATCGACAGCCAGTTCTGGTTGTCGCTGCGCACGCTGTCGCCAGCGGGGCTGCCGGAGATCGCTCTGGGGCTGGGGCTCTTGGGCTGGGGCAGCCATCAGGCTGGCGTGGTGCTCAGCCTGTCTTCTCTCTTCACTGTTCTGGTGATGCTGCTGGCCGGTGGCTTGATTCTTTATTCGCTCTGGTTTCTGATCGCCGCCACCAGCATCTGGTTCGTCAAAACCTGGAATGCCACCGAGGTGTTGCGGGCTCTGCTGGCTTCCGGCCGTTATCCCCTCAACGCCTACCCGCCGGCCCTGCGCCTGTTGTTCACCCTGGTGCTGCCGGTTGCGTTTCTCACCACGGTTCCAGCCCAGGTGCTGTTGGGTGATGCCGCCGCACCGATGCTGATAGCGGGCTTGGCTCTGGCGGTGCTGTTCTTTGCGGCGGCGCGGGCGTTCTGGCTCTTTGCCCTGCGCTTCTACACCTCAGCATCGAGTTAG
- a CDS encoding TVP38/TMEM64 family protein yields MISLVQHWLPDVLELLRSPAGALLFMPLYALWVTLLLPGVWASMLAGVLYGTWLGSGLVFFGACLGAVVVFLLGRSVLRDWARRRLEQFPKLQAVERAVSKEGLKLVFLTRLSPAFPFSLLNLAYGLSEVSLRDYSIGLIGILPGTVLFCGLGALAGDVARFGEVLGGQADAGTWALRVVGVLATLVVVWLVSRAARRALQDVETSL; encoded by the coding sequence TTGATCTCCTTGGTTCAGCACTGGCTGCCTGATGTGTTGGAGCTGCTGCGCTCCCCCGCTGGGGCGCTGCTGTTCATGCCGCTCTATGCCCTCTGGGTGACGCTGCTGCTGCCGGGGGTGTGGGCGTCGATGCTGGCCGGGGTGCTCTATGGCACTTGGCTTGGCAGTGGCCTGGTGTTTTTTGGGGCCTGCCTCGGGGCGGTGGTGGTGTTTCTGCTGGGACGTTCGGTGCTGCGCGACTGGGCCCGGCGCCGGTTGGAGCAGTTCCCCAAGCTGCAGGCTGTGGAGCGGGCCGTGAGCAAGGAGGGCCTGAAGTTGGTGTTTTTGACGCGTCTCTCGCCCGCCTTCCCCTTCTCGCTGCTCAACCTGGCCTACGGCCTCAGTGAGGTGAGCCTGCGCGACTACAGCATCGGCTTGATCGGCATCCTCCCCGGCACGGTGCTGTTCTGCGGGTTGGGGGCGTTGGCCGGTGATGTGGCCCGTTTCGGTGAGGTGCTGGGGGGTCAGGCCGATGCCGGAACCTGGGCGCTGCGGGTGGTGGGGGTGCTTGCCACGTTGGTCGTGGTCTGGCTGGTGAGCCGGGCGGCCCGGCGGGCGCTTCAGGATGTCGAGACGTCGCTCTGA